One genomic segment of Tubulanus polymorphus chromosome 4, tnTubPoly1.2, whole genome shotgun sequence includes these proteins:
- the LOC141903834 gene encoding large ribosomal subunit protein uL1-like, whose product MFRMICTNSRNLLKQCSVIDRTRSAAAAVVTASIHTTQITHKNQKSKRGKAPHEAKETQKWVRDGGEKVKRFSEEKVFPAEFVAKKVVDDVWFTKYYMEQEFTLEQAITMHQEISGPDMLNNRDEMIYLNMRLDMKTKKKTKFLRTIRSSVLFPHEFDDGIEKKLLAFCKTDEETQIAKEKGALFAGGSDIIRQLDAGEIDKSEFDFVVATMDIVTDLVPIRHVIKDIFPNKQKGTLGADIGQLVDSVIKSHHYESKRDEFEDESMLTVPIGKLSMSCEELVENGKAIIAKVRTHKPANLGHMIKEIYALIPFSKEQFLLNKQLYRPGEQKLEQESEDNENDSDDEEAVASKS is encoded by the exons ATGTTCCGAATGATTTGTACGA ATTCGCGgaatttattgaaacagtGTTCAGTAATTGATAGGACGCGttcagctgctgctgctgtggtCACGGCTAGTATTCACACAACACAAATTACGCACAAAAATCAGAAATCAAAGAGAGGAAAAGCTCCACATGAAGCGAAAGAAACTCAGAAATGGGTGAGAGATGGAGGAGA AAAAGTGAAACGGTTCTCTGAAGAGAAAGTGTTTCCGGCGGAATTCGTCGCGAAGAAAGTCGTCGACGACGTGTGGTTTACGAAATACTACATGGAACAGGAGTTTACGCTGGAACAGGCGATCACAATGCATCAAGAGATCAGCGGTCCCGACATGTTAAACAATCGCGACGAGATGATCTACCTTAATATGAGACTCGATATGAAAACGAAGAAAAAGACGAAGTTTCTGAGAACGATTCGTTCTTCAGTTTTATTTCCGCATGAATTTGATGACGGCATCGAAAAAAAACTGTTAGCATTTTGTAAG acGGATGAAGAAACACAGATTGCGAAAGAAAAAGGAGCCCTATTTGCAGGAGGTAGTGATATAATACGCCAG CTTGACGCtggtgaaattgataaaagtgAATTTGATTTCGTTGTTGCTACAATGGATATTGTTACCGATCTCGTACCTATTCGACACGTCATCAAAGATATATTTCCGAACAAACAAAAAG GAACTTTAGGCGCTGATATAGGACAGCTCGTGGATAGCGTCATCAAAAGTCATCATTATGAATCGAAACGCGATGAATTTGAAGATGAATCAATGTTGACCGTACCAATTGGAAAA TTGAGCATGTCATGCGAAGAGTTAGTAGAAAATGGCAAAGCAATTATCGCTAAAGTTCGCACTCACAAACCGGCTAATTTAG GACACATGATCAAAGAGATCTACGCGCTGATACCGTTCTCAAAGGAACAATTTCTACTGAATAAACAACTTTATCGTCCTGGTGAACAAAAATTAGAACAAGAATCGGAGGACAATGAGAATGATAGCGATGATGAAGAAGCAGTTGCTTCTAAATCGTGA
- the LOC141904201 gene encoding visual pigment-like receptor peropsin: protein MAGVFLPKDFTRFEHVVTGIIYLIVAILGVVGNGLLFWLFKQEGLIRSPRNIVVLNLAVANIGVVIGSPLPALSSFAEHWIFGDFGCQFYAFIGFLFGLAAIGFVFALTVERYLANCWTEIYVQMTGKHFRILSALIWGHALYWSVMPLMGWSRYKLEPTKTACTIDWMATDSNHISYVIAVTIFSYLIPIMMIVFFYLLSWMAMEERHVCDKENQVTEKQLMKVTIMLFLCSMVAWTPYAVTVMWQILTSSTEVSMFVATIAPMTAKTVTTAMPLVFLAVCPKLRESLLPMINSRAKTN, encoded by the exons ATGGCTGGGGTATTTCTACCGAAGGACTTCACAAGGTTTGAACATGTGGTGACTGGTATCATCTATTTGATTGTCG CAATTTTAGGAGTTGTCGGAAATGGTTTATTGTTTTGGTTGTTCAAACAAGAAGGACTCATCAGATCTCCAAGAAATATCGTTGTATTGAATTTAGCTGTAGCTAATATCGGTGTAGTTATCGGATCACCATTACCGGCATTATCCAGCTTCGCAGAACA TTGGATATTTGGAGATTTCGGTTGTCAGTTTTACGCGTTTATCGGATTTCTGTTCGGTTTGGCAGCGATAGGATTCGTATTCGCTTTGACTGTGGAGCGGTATCTGGCAAACTGCTGGACTGAGATAT ATGTCCAAATGACTGGTAAACATTTCAGGATTCTGTCTGCGCTGATTTGGGGACACGCATTGTACTGGTCTGTAATGCCACTGATGGGTTGGAGTAG GTACAAATTGGAACCGACTAAAACTGCTTGCACGATTGACTGGATGGCCACGGATTCCAACCATATTTCCTACGTCATTGCCGTGACGATTTTTAGCTATTTGATACCGATTATGATGATCGTATTTTTCTATCTCTTGTCCTGGATGGCGATGGAAGAACGACACGTTTGCGATAAGGAAAATCAAGTTACAGAGAAACAGTTGATGAAG GTGACGATCATGTTGTTCCTGTGTTCGATGGTTGCTTGGACGCCTTATGCCGTGACAGTCATGTGGCAAATCTTGACTTCTTCTACAGAGGTTTCTATGTTCGTTGCTACTATTGCTCCTATGACCGCTAAAACCGTCACAACGGCGATGCCTCTAGTGTTCTTAGCCGTTTGTCCGAAGCTCCGAGAATCTCTGCTTCCGATGATCAATtcccgcgcaaaaacaaactga